TCCTCTGCAATCGGCGCACGCTCGCTCGCCAGACTCGGGGTTCTCCCTACGAGTCTATCCGCCGTCGATGAGGCAGGTACTATCGACGTGCTTTGCGTCGACAAAACGGGTACGCTCACCGCCAATCAACTCTCCGTCGCGAGCGTGTCTCCGATGAACGGCTTCAACGAGGCTCAGGTTCTCGGGATTGCAGCTCTGGCTAGCTCTCTTGGCGGCGAAGACATTGTGGATGCCGCCATTCGCTCGGCCGCCGGGAAAAAGCCGTCCACCAACAATCCCAAACTGGTTACGTTCATTCCTTTTGACCCAGCAAGGAAAACCTCCGAAGCGACCGCAACCGATGCCGCCGGTTCCACGTTGAAAAATAATAAAAGGAGCGGCTTCAACGATATTCACCCTCGCTGCTCTGGATGCCGGAGCAGCAGGAACGGCAGCCAAACTCGAATCACGGGGGTTCCGTGTGCTTGCTGTAGCTTTCGGGCCCCCGGCGTCTCTTCGTCTCGTCGGACTCATAGCGCTCAGCGACCCTCCTCGTGCGGATTCGGCCCGCCTCATCTCTGAACTCAAAACACTTGGCGTCGAGACAGTCATGGTTACTGGTGATGCACCCGCGACCGCAGCTATCGTGGCCGGAGAGGTGGGTCTAAACGGACCGACATGTCCCCAAGGCCCCATACCGGAGACTGTGAAGCCGGATGAGTATTCGGTATTCGCGAGCATTCTCCCTGAGGGCAAGTTCAACCTTGTCAAGGCATTTCAGAAGAACGGCTATACGGTTGGAATGTGTGGTGATGGGGCAAACGATGCACCAGCTCTCCGACAGGCGCAGATTGGAATTGCTGTTTCAACTGCGACGGACGTCGCCAAATCCGCTGCAGGAGTGGTTCTGACAGAAGCAGGACTCAGCGGAATTGTGGCCGCCATCAAGACAGGAAGATTGATCTTCCAACGCATCTTGAGTTACACGCTGCGATCAACGACAAAGAAGATCGCTCAAATCCTGCTGCTTGCTTTCGGACTTCTGATGACCGGACAGGCCGTCTTAACGCCACTTTTAATGGTGATTGTGATGATTAGCGGAGATTTTCTATCGATGGCTTTCGCGACAGATCGAGTTCGCCCATCTGAAGACCCGAACTCTTGGGACATTGGAAAGATTACGGCCGCGGGAGTGGCACTGGGGCTGATGTTCCTGTCGTTCTGCGTCGCCATCCTCGCCGTCGGTAAGTACAAAATGCACCTTGACATCGATCATCTCCGCACGTTCTGCGTAATCTCTGTCGTCTATGGCAGCCAGGCGATCACCTATGCCGTCAGGGATCGGCAGCATCTGTGGGGTCTGCGGCCAACCGGTTGGTTAGTAATGTCCTCAACAGCCGAAATGCTGTTTATCTCAGTGCTCGCAAATCGGGGGATTGAGATGTCGTCCCTATCGGTTCGAGTGCTTTGTCTCGAATTTCTTGCGGCAACGGCTTTTTACTTAGTACTAAACTTAGCCAAAATCCCGGTTTTCCGGCGCTTACATATTACGTAGCCCGGCGTC
This DNA window, taken from Granulicella tundricola MP5ACTX9, encodes the following:
- a CDS encoding HAD-IC family P-type ATPase translates to MLAVAFGPPASLRLVGLIALSDPPRADSARLISELKTLGVETVMVTGDAPATAAIVAGEVGLNGPTCPQGPIPETVKPDEYSVFASILPEGKFNLVKAFQKNGYTVGMCGDGANDAPALRQAQIGIAVSTATDVAKSAAGVVLTEAGLSGIVAAIKTGRLIFQRILSYTLRSTTKKIAQILLLAFGLLMTGQAVLTPLLMVIVMISGDFLSMAFATDRVRPSEDPNSWDIGKITAAGVALGLMFLSFCVAILAVGKYKMHLDIDHLRTFCVISVVYGSQAITYAVRDRQHLWGLRPTGWLVMSSTAEMLFISVLANRGIEMSSLSVRVLCLEFLAATAFYLVLNLAKIPVFRRLHIT